A window of Flavobacterium flavigenum contains these coding sequences:
- a CDS encoding gluconate 5-dehydrogenase — translation MTNLFDIKGKVALITGSTHGLGMAMAKGLGQAGATIVVNGNSSQEKIDNAVAELKSEGIHAVGYKFNVTEEKEVSAAVAKIESEVGSIDILINNAGIIKRIPLLEMEVADFREVVDIDLVSPFIVSKHVAKGMIERRQGKIINICSMMSELGRNTVSAYAAAKGGLKMLTKNMATEWAKYNVQINGIGPGYFATEQTKPIRVDGHPFNDFIISRTPAAKWGDPGDLAGAAIFLSSKASDFVNGHILYVDGGILATIGKPSNEE, via the coding sequence ATGACAAACTTATTTGATATAAAAGGAAAAGTTGCTTTAATCACAGGAAGTACTCACGGACTGGGAATGGCAATGGCAAAAGGATTAGGTCAGGCAGGCGCAACGATTGTGGTTAACGGAAATTCTTCTCAGGAAAAAATTGATAATGCTGTTGCAGAATTAAAAAGTGAAGGAATTCATGCTGTTGGTTACAAATTCAATGTAACAGAAGAAAAAGAAGTTAGTGCTGCTGTAGCGAAAATTGAAAGCGAAGTAGGATCAATCGATATTTTAATCAATAACGCCGGAATCATTAAAAGAATTCCTCTATTGGAAATGGAAGTTGCTGATTTCAGAGAGGTTGTTGATATCGATTTAGTAAGTCCATTTATTGTTTCTAAGCATGTTGCTAAAGGAATGATCGAAAGAAGACAAGGGAAAATAATCAACATTTGCTCTATGATGAGTGAATTAGGAAGAAATACGGTTTCTGCCTATGCTGCTGCAAAAGGAGGTTTAAAAATGCTGACCAAAAACATGGCAACAGAATGGGCAAAATATAATGTTCAGATTAACGGAATCGGACCTGGTTATTTTGCAACTGAGCAAACTAAGCCAATCCGAGTTGACGGACATCCTTTTAACGATTTTATCATTAGCAGAACTCCGGCTGCAAAATGGGGAGATCCAGGTGATTTAGCTGGAGCAGCTATATTCTTGTCATCAAAAGCTAGTGATTTTGTTAATGGTCACATTTTGTATGTTGATGGAGGAATTCTTGCAACTATCGGAAAACCATCCAACGAAGAATAA